A genomic segment from Anaeromyxobacter sp. encodes:
- a CDS encoding (deoxy)nucleoside triphosphate pyrophosphohydrolase, producing MRRKIRVVGAMIEQDGRYLITQRPPRASLPLLWEFPGGRVEVGETDQAALARELGEEMGVLVEVGDRVLHVEHAYEGYDIDFCVYRCRLVSGEVAHTRIHDHRWVRPDELDQYEFPPADEKSIAQLLGL from the coding sequence ATGCGCCGGAAGATCCGCGTCGTCGGGGCCATGATCGAGCAGGACGGCCGCTACCTCATCACCCAGCGACCCCCGCGCGCCTCCCTGCCGCTGCTGTGGGAGTTCCCGGGCGGCCGGGTCGAGGTCGGCGAGACCGATCAGGCGGCGCTGGCGCGCGAGCTCGGCGAGGAGATGGGCGTGCTCGTCGAGGTCGGCGACCGGGTCCTGCACGTGGAGCACGCCTACGAGGGCTACGACATCGACTTCTGCGTCTACCGCTGCCGCCTGGTCTCGGGTGAGGTGGCGCACACCCGCATCCACGATCACCGATGGGTGCGCCCGGACGAGCTCGACCAGTACGAGTTCCCGCCGGCCGACGAGAAGTCGATCGCCCAGCTGCTCGGGCT
- a CDS encoding MBL fold metallo-hydrolase, translating into MASIRFLGAAGTVTGSRFLVDTGAARVLVDAGLFQGPKDLRLRNRAPWPVAPDSITAVVLTHAHIDHTGALPLLVRQGYPGPVHVTPATRDLLALLLPDSGRLQEEEASWANRRGYSKHAPNAAPLYTEDDALAALPRLAPLGYGRPRLVAPGVTLTFHRAGHILGSATVLLEVAGPPPVRILFSGDLGRYGAPILPDPEPGPAADVLVLESTYGGRRHPAGPGAAGLRAEVLAAVERGGALLIPAFAIGRTQEVLFALRELEQRGEIPELPVFVDSPMAVDATPIHVAHREDHDDEMVRLLAAGIEPLRPRRLQFARSPEQSKAINRVEGPCIILSASGMATGGRVLHHLARRLPDERTTVLLVGFQAAGTRGWSLQSGAATVRLHGQDVPVRARVASLSGFSAHADEAELARWLSARPAPPRRTFLVHGEPVALEAARARLDAMGWPCLVPRHLETHALAP; encoded by the coding sequence ATGGCGTCCATCCGCTTCCTGGGTGCAGCCGGCACCGTCACCGGCTCCCGCTTCCTGGTCGACACCGGCGCGGCCCGCGTGCTGGTGGACGCCGGCCTGTTCCAGGGGCCCAAGGACCTCAGGCTGCGCAACCGGGCCCCCTGGCCGGTCGCCCCGGACTCCATCACCGCGGTGGTGCTGACGCACGCCCACATCGATCACACCGGCGCGCTGCCGCTGCTGGTGCGGCAGGGCTACCCCGGTCCGGTGCACGTCACGCCCGCCACCCGCGACCTGCTGGCCCTGCTGTTGCCCGACTCGGGCCGGCTGCAGGAGGAGGAGGCCTCCTGGGCCAACCGGCGTGGCTACTCGAAGCACGCCCCCAACGCCGCCCCGCTCTACACCGAGGACGACGCCCTGGCCGCGCTGCCGCGCCTGGCGCCGCTCGGCTACGGCCGGCCCAGGCTGGTGGCCCCGGGGGTCACCCTCACCTTCCACCGGGCCGGCCACATCCTGGGCAGCGCCACGGTGCTGCTGGAGGTGGCCGGGCCGCCGCCGGTCCGGATCCTCTTCAGCGGCGACCTGGGCCGCTACGGCGCCCCCATCCTGCCCGACCCCGAGCCCGGGCCGGCGGCCGACGTGCTGGTGCTGGAGAGCACCTACGGCGGGCGGCGCCACCCGGCAGGCCCCGGCGCCGCCGGCCTGCGAGCGGAGGTGCTGGCGGCGGTGGAGCGCGGCGGCGCCCTCCTCATCCCGGCCTTCGCCATCGGGCGCACCCAGGAGGTGCTCTTCGCCCTGCGCGAGCTGGAGCAGCGCGGCGAGATCCCCGAGCTGCCCGTCTTCGTCGACTCGCCCATGGCGGTGGACGCCACGCCCATCCACGTGGCCCACCGCGAGGACCACGACGACGAGATGGTGCGGCTGCTGGCGGCCGGCATCGAGCCCCTGCGCCCGCGGCGGCTCCAGTTCGCCCGCAGCCCCGAGCAGTCCAAGGCCATCAACCGGGTCGAGGGTCCCTGCATCATCCTCTCGGCCTCGGGCATGGCCACCGGCGGCCGGGTGCTGCACCACCTGGCGCGGCGCCTGCCCGACGAGCGCACCACCGTGCTGCTGGTCGGCTTCCAGGCGGCCGGCACCCGCGGCTGGAGCCTGCAGAGCGGCGCCGCCACGGTGCGGCTGCACGGCCAGGACGTGCCGGTGCGCGCCCGGGTGGCCAGCCTCTCCGGCTTCTCGGCGCACGCCGACGAGGCCGAGCTGGCCCGCTGGCTGTCGGCGCGGCCCGCGCCGCCGCGGCGCACCTTCCTGGTGCACGGCGAGCCGGTGGCGCTCGAGGCGGCCCGGGCACGGCTCGACGCCATGGGCTGGCCATGCCTGGTGCCGCGGCACCTCGAGACCCACGCCCTGGCGCCGTGA